The Candidatus Omnitrophota bacterium DNA segment AAGCTGATGGCGATGATAGGCGCTTTTCTTGGGTGGAAACTTGCCATCCTGACTTTTTTTATCGCGCCTGTATTCGGCGCTGCAGTAGGCATTGCCCTGAAAATAAAGGACGGACGGGAGATAATCCCTTACGGGCCGCACCTTTCGCTTGCCGCGATAGTCGCGATATTCTGGGGCGAAAAGATATTGAACTTATTCTTTAACAGACTTTATTAATATGTAGTCCCCCACCGCCTGAGTGAGATTGGAGCGGCTCGGGACGATTTGCCGGGATTAAATTACATCAAATCGGAGGATGACTATGTTACGTTACCTGACCAGCGGTGAGTCTCACGGAAGATGTATGCTTGCTATACTCGATGGAATGCCGGCGGGGCTGCAGATAGATAAGAGTGATATAGATAGAGAGCTATCCAGGCGCATGCAGGGATACGGAAGAGGAAAGAGGATGAGCATTGAATCAGATAAGGTCAAGATCCTCTCCGGGGTGCGAAAATCCGTGACGATAGGCAGCCCTATAGCGATGATGATCGAAAATGTGGACCAGTCTATCGAAAGGTTGGGTGTGGTGCTCCACCCGCGTCCCGGACATGCGGACCTGGCCGGCGTGTTGAAGTACGGCCTCAAGGATGTGCGGAGCGTCCTCGAGCGCGCCAGCGCCCGGGAGACCGTAGCCAGAGTAAGCGTCGGCGCCGTGTGCAAGGCGCTGTTGGCCGGTTTCGGGATAAAAGTAACGAGCCACGTTGTGATTATCGGCGGCGTCGAGGCTGAGACTGAGAGTCTGCCTTTTAACCGCATTGTCAAGATCTGCGAAAAGTCTCCGGTCAGATGCGCCGACATAAAAGCTTCGGGGGCAATGTGCGCGGAGATAGACAGGGCCAGGAAAAACGGCGATACTATCGGAGGGGTATTTGAGATCGTCATAAAGGGCGTCCCGCCCGGTCTAGGAAGCTATACGCAATGGGACAGGCGCATGGACGGCGTACTGGCTAAAGCCGTAATGTCCATTCAAGCTGTTAAGGGCGTAAGTTTCGGTATAGGATTTGAGGCTGCTAACAGGATGGGTTCTGCAGTCCACGATGAGATACTGCATGACAGGAGAAGAGGATTTTCCAGAAAGACCAATAAGGCCGGCGGCATAGAAGGCGGCGTAACTAACGGGGAAGATATAAGGATCCGGGCTGTTATGAAACCGATAGCGACATTAAAACGGCCTCTTGCGAGCATAAATATCCGCTCGAAAAAAGGCGTATACGCTACCGTTGAGCGCTCGGATGTATGCGCGGTCCCGGCTGCCGGAGTTGTAGGCGAAGCCGTGTCGGCTGTCGAGATAGCAAACGCATTGATCGAGAAATTCGGCGGCGATTCGATAGGCGAGATGAAGCGGAATTTCGAAGGATATCTGGAGCAGGTGAGGAGATTTTAATTAGTTGTAAGTTGTAAGTTATAAGTTTTAAGTAAAAACTTACAGCTTACGGCTTATAACTTATAACTATATGCGAAACATCGTCCTGATAGGATTCATGGGCACCGGCAAGACTACTATAGCGACCGCGCTCGCAAATAAGCTGGCAATGGATTATGTGTCTACCGACAGCCTTATTGAAAAAAGAGAAAAGAGGACTATAAACGAGATATTCAAGACTGAAGGCGAAGACCGTTTCCGTGAGATTGAAAGCGAGGTCATTCGCGATATTTCGGGTCACGACGGCCAGGTCATAGACGCCGGCGGCGGCGCGGTCGTTCGCAATGAGAACATTTCCAATCTCAAGTCGAACGGGATCTTGATATGCCTCACGGCCGATGAGGACGTGATCCTGGAGAGGACAAAAAAATACAAGCACAGGCCGTTATTGAACGTAGAAGATCCTAAACGCAAAATAAAAGATCTTCTGTCCAAGCGCGCGCCGCTTTATGCGAAAGCCGGCTTTTTCTTTGATACCGGTAAGCTGACAGTGCGGCAGGTCGTTGAGAAAATTGTAGAGATCGTTAATTCGGAAGGTCGTCCTTCCGAGGAGAAATAGAGTGGCTATCAGCAGAAAAGCAAGGATGTGGACCGGCATTACTCTGTTCCTTATACTTGTGTTCAATTACGCCGCAATAGGGATGCCGCTTATCAGGAAATCTATATCTATTAAAGAAAAATACAGGGCCATTTTAATAAAGCAGGTTAAGTCCGGAAATATGTTGAAAAATAGCGAAGACGAATACATGCTCGATATCTTCAGGCGGGAAAAGACAGGGCTCGACCGGAAACTACTAATCCTGAATTGTGTTGTAATAACTTTTGCGGTGGTCCTGGCAAGTTGGACGCTTTTCGGATTGATCCTGCGAAAGGAAAAGAGGAGGTATTGATATGTCTGAAAAAGCCGAGGTCGTGGACGGCAAGAAGAAAGCGTCCGGCAGCGTGACATTTTTCGCGTGGACGTTCATAATCGTCAATTTTATTGGGTTGATAACGTCGCCCGGCATGCACCAGAACTATTCTTTCCTGGCGAAAAATACTCTCACGTGGATGGTCCTTTACGCCGTTTTGACGAGCTTAGCCGGCATAGTTGCCGGCATATTCCTGCTCTTCCTTAAGGAATGGGCAAGAAAGACGGCTATTACGCTGGTGCTCATCGGGGTCCTTGGGATGATCGTATTCGTGCCGTTCAATCACAGGTATGCTTCTATCGCGGCGCATGAACCGAAATCGATAGCCGTTTATGAAAAACAGTATGATAAACTGCCGCCGGAGACATTGGCCAAGATACAGATGCCCAGAGAGGAATTTATCTCCAGGATGGCGACGGCGGGGGAAAAGGTAATACGCGTAATGACCGGCGTATTTGAAGTCGTAACAGCTTTGTATCTATTCCTGCTATTTTGGTTCTTTACCAAGACAAACGTAAGGAAGCAGTTCAGCTAAATGGCGATACGAAAGATCACGATTGACGATAAATTATATCCGAAGAACCTCTGGAATATCCACAAACCGCCGAAAGCGCTTTATGTAAACGGTTCGTTCGCGGAGCAGGACGAGATCGCCGTAGCGCTGGTCGGGTCAAGGAGAGCCTCGATATACGGTCTGGAGATGGGCGAGAAGCTCGGGTACGAGCTTGCGTCCCGGGGTGTTACGGTGGTCAGCGGCATGGCTAAGGGCATAGATTCAAGCGCTCATCGCGGCGCGCTGAAGGCTAAGGGCAGGACGATCGCCGTCCTCGGAAGCGGCCACGGCCATATCTATCCGCCCGAGAACGAAAAATTATATCATCAGATAGCCGGGACAGGCGCTGTAGTGACGGAGTTTGAAGACGACATGGAGCCTCTGTCGTATAATTTTCCGCAGAGGAACAGGATAATCAGCGGCCTCTCGCTTGGCGTAGTAGTAGTGGAGGCGGCCAGGAATTCAGGCGCGCTCATCACGGCGGATTTTGCCGCCGAACAGGGCAGGACCGTATTTGCGGTGCCGGGCAGGGTATCGTCGCTTACAAGTTCCGGCGCAAACGAGCTTATAAAAGACGGAGCAAGACTGGTTCAGTCGGTCGAAGATATAATGGAGGAGTTGTCTATCGCCGAGATCAGGCCTGTTTCCGAGGAGAACAAAAAAGACATCGACGAAAAGATTGACGCTAAGACGAAGGCATACATATATAATTCGCTGACCGATGACGAACGTAAGGTCTATAAGATGCTATCGAAAGAACCGGTATTTATAGACGAGATCCTTAAGGGGTCCGGCCTGGCGCCGGCAAGGGCATCAAAGGTCTTGTTGGACCTGGAAATAAAGAAGCTTATAATGCAACTCCCGGGCAAGCATTTTATCAGGAAGGAAAACTGAGTAAAGTCGTAAGCTTTAAGTTATAAGTTTTAAGTATTGAATTCATTACAACTTACGACTTATAGCTTAAAACTAAAGTAGGTCTGAGAGGGAAACAATGGCTAAGAATCTGGTGATAGTAGAATCGCCGGCAAAGGCGAAGACGATTAACAAATTCCTCGGATCGAACTACGAGGTTGCCTCGAGCATGGGCCACATAGTGGACCTGCCCAAATCAAAATTAGGCGTCGACCCGGAGAACGATTTTAAGGCGGAATATGTGGTCATGGCGGACAGGAGAAAACATCTATCGGTGCTAAAGAAGGCCGCCAAAAACAAGCAGGCGATATATCTGGCAGCCGACCCTGATAGGGAGGGCGAGGCCATAAGTTGGCACATCAGGAACGTATTGTGCGATCCGAAGAAGAAGAGCTACCGTGTATCGTTCGACGAAATAACGAAAGACGCTGTCCTTGAGGCCTTCAAGCATCCGCGCGACATAGATATGCACCTCGTCAATGCCCAGCAGGCGAGGAGGATCCTGGACAGGATAGTCGGTTACACGTTGAGTCCGCTCCTCTGGAAGAAGGTGTCGAGGGGGTTAAGCGCGGGCCGCGTTCAATCGGTCGCCGTTCGTCTGATAGTCGAGCGCGAGGAGGAGATAAAGAAGTTCAAACCGCAGGAATACTGGGACATAGAGGCTGAACTTAAGAGGAAGAAAGACGCTCCTGCGGATAAATTCAGGGCGAAGCTGGATAAATACAAGGATAAGAAGGTAGATATAAACAATAAGGTAGGGGCGGACGATATAAACGCCGTATTGAGAAAAGAGACCTTTACCGTAAGCGACATAAGACAGACTACAAAGAAGAAGAACCCTTATCCTCCGTTCACAACGAGCAAACTGCAGCAGGAGTCGTTCAATAAATTGAGGTATTCAGGCGCGAGGACGATGCATATAGCGCAGACCCTTTACGAAGGCGTTGAGATAGGCGAGGAGGGAAGTGTGGGTCTCATAACTTACATGAGGACGGATTCGGTAAGGATATCGAAAGACGCCCAGGCCGCGGCAAAGGATTACATACTGGATAAATACGGCAATAAATATTATCCGCAGGTCCCGAATGCGTATAAAGCGAGAAAGAGCGCCCAGGAGGCCCATGAAGCGATCAGGCCCGCTCTTCCCCTGCGCGAGCCTGACTCTATAAAGCACGCGCTTTCGCCCGACCAGTTCAAACTTTACCAGCTCATATGGAACCGTTTCCTGGCAAGCCAGATGGTCCCGGCGATATATGCGCAGACGAGCGTTGATATCAAGGCGGGCGAATATCTATTCAAAACGGGCGCGACTAAACCGGTCTTCGACGGCTACACGGCGGTCTACGAAGTCGAAAAAGAACAGACCGAAGGAGACGTCGGCGAAGAAAAGATGAAACTGCCGGAGCTCTCCGTAGGCCTTGCCCTCGACCTCCTGGACATAATATCGAGCCAGCATTTCACTAAACCGCCTCCGAGATATTCGGACGCGTCGCTTGTTAAGGTGCTTGAAGAGCTCGGCATAGGAAGGCCTTCCACATATGCCCCGATAATTCAGACGATAACGGCCAGGGACTATGTGCAGAGGGATTCCGGCTATTTCCGGCCGACCGAACTTGGAGGGATAGTGACAGAGCTTCTCATGCAGAGCTTCCCTAAGATACTCGACGTAAAGTTCACCGCAAAGATGGAAGACGAGCTGGACGGCATCGAGGAAGGGGAAGCGGACTGGCTGACGGTGCTGAAGAGCTTCTACTCGCCCTTCATACATTCTGTAGAGCAGGCGAAGGTCAACATGAGGGACGTGAAGAAAGAGGTGGCCGCTACTGGCGAGATATGCGAACTATGCGGCAAGCCCATGGTGATAAAGTGGGGCAGGCGCGGGAAGTTCCTCAGCTGTTCCGATTATCCCAGGTGTAAGAGTTCCAAGTCGATTACGACAGGTATCAAGTGTCCTTCGGGCTGCGGCGGTGAACTGGTCGCCCGCCGTTCGACAAGAGGTTCATTCTACGGCTGCACGAAATATCCGAAATGCACGTTTACGGCAAAGAAGCTGCCGGAGAAGGAAGGCGCCGTTTCTTGATGCAGAGGTATATAGATAAGTTCATAACATATTTAAAGGTCGAGAAGAATGCGTCGCCGCACACAGTCACAAATTATGTAATAGACCTGAAGGCGTTCGGCGTATTCCTTGGAGAGAAAGATATAGGAGGAATAGATCATATCGCATTGAGGAAGTTCCTGGCAGAGATGAGAGCGAGGAACTATTCCAAGAGGACCATAGCTCGTAAGTTGGCCTCCCTGCGGAGTTTTTTCAGGTTCCTGTACAGGGAAGGCCTTATAAAGACCAACCCGATCACAGCGATCTCCACACCGAAATTAGACAAGAAGCTGCCGGTAGTCCTTGACGTGAGCAGGATCGCCAAGCTTATTCAGAGCCCGCCGGATAACACCCTGGCCGGACTGAGGGACAGGGCTATCATGGAGACCCTCTATTCGACCGGTATGCGCGTAAGCGAACTGGTGGGCTTAGACCAGGATGATATAGATTTCATTAGCGAGGTAGTGAAGGTCCTGGGCAAAGGTTCGAAAGAGAGGCTCATCCCGATTGGGAGGCCTGCCGTGGACGCGATCAGGCGGTACATCGACGGCCTGTCCGGATCATGTGTGAAGGATAAGGACGCGGTATTCCTTAATAATTCGGGCAGGCGTCTTACAGACAGGAGTGTCAGGCGCGTCATAGACAAGTATATACGCCTTTCGAGCATTGCCGAGCACATTTCCCCGCATTCTATGCGCCATTCTTTCGCGACGCACCTCCTGGACCGCGGGGCGGACTTAAGGAGCGTTCAGGAGCTGCTCGGCCACATGAATCTTTCGACGACGCAGATATATACGCACGTCACGATGGAACGGCTGAAGTCTGTTTACGACAAAGCCCATCCGAGGGCCTGAAATTTTTCGCTTTTCAGTCCGGCGTGGAACTTATGGGCAGTTGCCTTAAGCTTCGCCGCGAATCGGCATTGGGCATGCCGATTCGCTGTGGTGAAATTTCGATGGCCTCGGCATCTGGTAGATAGACGGATTGAATTAACTTAGCCTCGTAACCCGGACTGAAGGCATGCTGTTGACAGGTTTACTCGGCCTTGTTTCCCGCCTTCGGCGGGAAGATCGCCATAAGGTATCGAAATTTTACGACATTCGCTTCGGCAACCGCCCGCAAGTTCCCTGCCCGCCTGAAGCAGTCTCTCGCTGGCAGGCAGGCGGGCGCCACCCGAAGAGCGAAAAATTTTACTGCTTAACCAGTGTGAATGAAGGAAATTTTTTGGATAATGTAATAGTGCATGGCCACGAGGCCATGTGGGTTGAGCCGTAAATTTTGCTAAGATTATAGCTATTACCCAAAGCATATTGAAGCAGGGTATCCATAAGAACTGAATACAACGTGTTAGTTAATGAGAAATAATTATTCTTGAAAGCAAAATTAGGCGAAGCCCACGGCCGAGATGGCCATGTATAGGGAAAGCCGAAAAAATTACTGAGTGAGATATGTTATACGATATAGGTTTTTTTATATTTTCGCTCTTCTATCTGCCGACTCTTTTATTCAAAGGGAAGCTGCACGGTGATTTTGCCGAGAGGTTCGGGATTTACGGCGTTGAGAAGAAAAAGGCGCTTGAAGCGGCAAAAGACGCTATTTGGATCCAGGCAGTATCGGTCGGCGAGGTGGCCGTATGCAGGAAGCTCATCCCGTCATTGCGGCAGCGGTTTCCGGACAGGACGATAATTTTATCGACCATAACAAAGACAGGGAACGGACTGGCGCGGAAACTTTTTTCTCCGGACGCCGTGGTAATATATTTTCCGCTCGACTTTTCATCCGTTGTGAAGAAGTCCGTGGCTATCATCAGGCCTAAGACATACATAATGGTGGAGACTGAGATCTGGCCCAATGTCCTGCGGGAGATGCGCTTTAATTCCATCCCCGCGATCCTGATAAACGGCAGGATATCGGACAGGTCTTTCGGCAAATATAAGCTGGTAAAACCGTTCTTAAAGAACGTCCTGTCGAAAATAAGCCTTTTTTGTATGCAGTCAGCGACTGACGCCGGCAGAGTGGTTGAGCTCGGTGCGCCTGAGGAGAGAGTGTCAGTTACGGGCAATATGAAATTCGATATAGCTTTATCGTCGGACACGGAGGCAGTCCGGAGGCTGAAGGAAGATATCGGTTTTCAGGAAGGTGACGAGCTTATTGTGGCGGGAAGCACGCATAGAGGCGAAGAAGAGATGGTTGTTTCGGCATTCAAGGAGCTGGCCGTGGGATCTCCAAAGCTGAGGCTTCTTATTGCCCCGCGTCATATAGAAAGAAGCGCTGAGGTAGAGTCGGTTGTAAGGACGGCGGGCTTTCAGGCAGTCAAGATGTCCTCTCGGCGCGGCCATCCGCCAGCCGGCAACGAAAATCCGGTATTTATACTGGATACCATAGGGTTGCTTAATAGCGCCTATTCGCTGGCAGCGGTAGTTTTCATAGGCGGAAGCCTCGTTAAACACGGCGGCCAGAACCCCATAGAACCGGCAGTGTCAGGGAAGCCGGTTGTTTTCGGGCCTCACATGTTCAACTTTAAGGATATGACCGCCGCGTTATTGAAAGATGGCGGCGCCGTACAGGTGCAGGATGCAGTTG contains these protein-coding regions:
- the aroC gene encoding chorismate synthase, giving the protein MLRYLTSGESHGRCMLAILDGMPAGLQIDKSDIDRELSRRMQGYGRGKRMSIESDKVKILSGVRKSVTIGSPIAMMIENVDQSIERLGVVLHPRPGHADLAGVLKYGLKDVRSVLERASARETVARVSVGAVCKALLAGFGIKVTSHVVIIGGVEAETESLPFNRIVKICEKSPVRCADIKASGAMCAEIDRARKNGDTIGGVFEIVIKGVPPGLGSYTQWDRRMDGVLAKAVMSIQAVKGVSFGIGFEAANRMGSAVHDEILHDRRRGFSRKTNKAGGIEGGVTNGEDIRIRAVMKPIATLKRPLASINIRSKKGVYATVERSDVCAVPAAGVVGEAVSAVEIANALIEKFGGDSIGEMKRNFEGYLEQVRRF
- a CDS encoding shikimate kinase codes for the protein MRNIVLIGFMGTGKTTIATALANKLAMDYVSTDSLIEKREKRTINEIFKTEGEDRFREIESEVIRDISGHDGQVIDAGGGAVVRNENISNLKSNGILICLTADEDVILERTKKYKHRPLLNVEDPKRKIKDLLSKRAPLYAKAGFFFDTGKLTVRQVVEKIVEIVNSEGRPSEEK
- the dprA gene encoding DNA-processing protein DprA, with amino-acid sequence MAIRKITIDDKLYPKNLWNIHKPPKALYVNGSFAEQDEIAVALVGSRRASIYGLEMGEKLGYELASRGVTVVSGMAKGIDSSAHRGALKAKGRTIAVLGSGHGHIYPPENEKLYHQIAGTGAVVTEFEDDMEPLSYNFPQRNRIISGLSLGVVVVEAARNSGALITADFAAEQGRTVFAVPGRVSSLTSSGANELIKDGARLVQSVEDIMEELSIAEIRPVSEENKKDIDEKIDAKTKAYIYNSLTDDERKVYKMLSKEPVFIDEILKGSGLAPARASKVLLDLEIKKLIMQLPGKHFIRKEN
- the topA gene encoding type I DNA topoisomerase; the encoded protein is MAKNLVIVESPAKAKTINKFLGSNYEVASSMGHIVDLPKSKLGVDPENDFKAEYVVMADRRKHLSVLKKAAKNKQAIYLAADPDREGEAISWHIRNVLCDPKKKSYRVSFDEITKDAVLEAFKHPRDIDMHLVNAQQARRILDRIVGYTLSPLLWKKVSRGLSAGRVQSVAVRLIVEREEEIKKFKPQEYWDIEAELKRKKDAPADKFRAKLDKYKDKKVDINNKVGADDINAVLRKETFTVSDIRQTTKKKNPYPPFTTSKLQQESFNKLRYSGARTMHIAQTLYEGVEIGEEGSVGLITYMRTDSVRISKDAQAAAKDYILDKYGNKYYPQVPNAYKARKSAQEAHEAIRPALPLREPDSIKHALSPDQFKLYQLIWNRFLASQMVPAIYAQTSVDIKAGEYLFKTGATKPVFDGYTAVYEVEKEQTEGDVGEEKMKLPELSVGLALDLLDIISSQHFTKPPPRYSDASLVKVLEELGIGRPSTYAPIIQTITARDYVQRDSGYFRPTELGGIVTELLMQSFPKILDVKFTAKMEDELDGIEEGEADWLTVLKSFYSPFIHSVEQAKVNMRDVKKEVAATGEICELCGKPMVIKWGRRGKFLSCSDYPRCKSSKSITTGIKCPSGCGGELVARRSTRGSFYGCTKYPKCTFTAKKLPEKEGAVS
- the xerC gene encoding tyrosine recombinase XerC; this translates as MHVYGKEAAGEGRRRFLMQRYIDKFITYLKVEKNASPHTVTNYVIDLKAFGVFLGEKDIGGIDHIALRKFLAEMRARNYSKRTIARKLASLRSFFRFLYREGLIKTNPITAISTPKLDKKLPVVLDVSRIAKLIQSPPDNTLAGLRDRAIMETLYSTGMRVSELVGLDQDDIDFISEVVKVLGKGSKERLIPIGRPAVDAIRRYIDGLSGSCVKDKDAVFLNNSGRRLTDRSVRRVIDKYIRLSSIAEHISPHSMRHSFATHLLDRGADLRSVQELLGHMNLSTTQIYTHVTMERLKSVYDKAHPRA
- a CDS encoding 3-deoxy-D-manno-octulosonic acid transferase — protein: MLYDIGFFIFSLFYLPTLLFKGKLHGDFAERFGIYGVEKKKALEAAKDAIWIQAVSVGEVAVCRKLIPSLRQRFPDRTIILSTITKTGNGLARKLFSPDAVVIYFPLDFSSVVKKSVAIIRPKTYIMVETEIWPNVLREMRFNSIPAILINGRISDRSFGKYKLVKPFLKNVLSKISLFCMQSATDAGRVVELGAPEERVSVTGNMKFDIALSSDTEAVRRLKEDIGFQEGDELIVAGSTHRGEEEMVVSAFKELAVGSPKLRLLIAPRHIERSAEVESVVRTAGFQAVKMSSRRGHPPAGNENPVFILDTIGLLNSAYSLAAVVFIGGSLVKHGGQNPIEPAVSGKPVVFGPHMFNFKDMTAALLKDGGAVQVQDAVGLTAALRDILKDENKRAALGNNAKEVIKRNCGATEKNLEILEKVVSYKL